From Canis lupus dingo isolate Sandy chromosome 24, ASM325472v2, whole genome shotgun sequence, a single genomic window includes:
- the LOC118352242 gene encoding NHP2-like protein 1, producing the protein MEQSCNYKQLQKGANEATETFNRGISEFIVMTADAEPLEIILHLPLLCEDKDMPYMFVCSKQALGWACWVSRPVIASCSVTIKEGSQLKQQIQSVQQSIERLLV; encoded by the coding sequence ATGGAGCAGTCATGTAACTACAAGCAGCTTCAGAAAGGAGCCAACGAAGCCACCGAAACCTTCAACAGAGGCATCTCTGAGTTCATCGTGATGACTGCAGACGCTGAGCCCCTGGAGATCATCCTGCACCTTCCGCTGCTGTGTGAAGATAAGGACATGCCCTACATGTTTGTGTGCTCCAAGCAGGCCCTTGGGTGGGCCTGCTGGGTGTCCAGGCCTGTCATCGCCTCCTGTTCTGTCACCATCAAAGAAGGCTCCCAGCTGAAGCAGCAGATCCAGTCCGTTCAGCAGTCCATTGAAAGGCTCTTAGTGTAA
- the WFDC9 gene encoding protein WFDC9 isoform X1, whose translation MILRGWRGRPNSFLLSPLNSCSTSGGIRRRPIFCQKLTQTHRVTTMKPQVLLHIMLTNGFVMLLPVLGGVKDKTFFPVGRRATEQCWVQPLLKYCKKRCTKLQECLSPNHTCCWTFCGNICLDNEEPFKSMLNP comes from the exons ATGATCCTgagaggatggagaggaaggCCCAATAGTTTCTTGTTGAG TCCCCTGAATTCCTGTTCTACCTCAGGTGGCATTAGGAGAAGACCTATCTTCTGCCAGAAGTTAACCCAAACACACAGAGTGACAACCATGAAGCCCCAGGTTCTCCTACACATCATGCTCACAAATGGGTTTGTGATGCTTCTGCCTGTGCTGGGAGGTGTCAAGGACAAGACTTTTT TTCCAGTTGGAAGAAGAGCCACTGAGCAGTGCTGGGTACAGCCTCTGTTAAAGTATTGTAAGAAGAGGTGCACTAAATTACAGGAGTGTTTATCTCCCAATCATACATGTTGCTGGACCTTCTGTGGAAATATCTGCTTGGACAATGA AGAACCCTTTAAAAGCATGCTAAACCCCTAG
- the WFDC9 gene encoding protein WFDC9 isoform X2, which translates to MKPQVLLHIMLTNGFVMLLPVLGGVKDKTFFPVGRRATEQCWVQPLLKYCKKRCTKLQECLSPNHTCCWTFCGNICLDNEEPFKSMLNP; encoded by the exons ATGAAGCCCCAGGTTCTCCTACACATCATGCTCACAAATGGGTTTGTGATGCTTCTGCCTGTGCTGGGAGGTGTCAAGGACAAGACTTTTT TTCCAGTTGGAAGAAGAGCCACTGAGCAGTGCTGGGTACAGCCTCTGTTAAAGTATTGTAAGAAGAGGTGCACTAAATTACAGGAGTGTTTATCTCCCAATCATACATGTTGCTGGACCTTCTGTGGAAATATCTGCTTGGACAATGA AGAACCCTTTAAAAGCATGCTAAACCCCTAG